GCTTGAGGTTGCACCTCCCGTTCCCGCCCGGGTACGTCTGGTACGGGATCGCGAGCGGGCCGGTCGGCAGGATCACCTTGGCCTTGAACTCGCAGAGGTAGAAGTTGAAGAAGGATCCGTAGATCGCCGTGCGGCCGATCTTCTCGAGCTTGATCGGCAGGATCTGCAGAGCACGGTCGATCTCCCCACGTCCCTTGTTCAGGTTCGTGGCGACCTCGCGGAGACCCTTGATGCTGGCCACCAGGCTCGGCCGGATGCCGGTCGTGATGTCCGCGGTCTGGTCGGTCAGCGCCGAGATCGAGTCGAGCGAATTCAGGATCGCGTCCTTGTCCTTGGTCAGTCCGCCGATGAAGTCCCGGAACTGGACGATCAGGTTGGAGAGCTCGACGTCCCGGTCACCGACCGTGGTGAGGACGGCGTTCAGGTTGTCGATGACGTCACCGATCAGCTGGTCGCGGTCGGCCAGGGTCTGGGTGATCGAGCCTGTGCTGCGCAGCAGCCCCTCGAGGTTCCCGCCCTCGCCCTGGAAGACCTGGATGATCTCGTAGGACAGCTTGTTGACGTCGGCCGGGCTGAGCGCGGCGAACAGCGGCTTGAAGCCGTTGAAGAGCACGGTGAGGTCGAGTGCGGCCTCGGTCCGCTTCAGCGGGATCTCGGCGTTCTCCGGGAGCCGGGTGGTGCTGCCGATCCCCTGCGCCAGTGAGATGTAGCGCTGGCCAACGAGGTTGCGGTACCGGATCCGGGCGGTCGAGGCGCCGGTCAGCTCGGTCTTGTCGCGCACGGTGAAGGTGATCCGCGCCTTGGTCCGGTCGACGATCTCGACCTTCTTGACGCTGCCCACCTTGACGCCGGCGACGCGGACGTCGTCGCCCTTGACCACGCCGGTGGCGTCGGAGAAGACCGCCCTGTACTCACGGGTCTTCTCGAAGCTCAGGTTGCCGATCAGGACCACCAGCACGCCGGTGGCAAGCGTGGTGACGACGATGAAGGTGACCAGCTTGATCAGGTCACCACGGGTGCGCTTGTCGAGCATCTTCATCGCAACCGCACCTCCGTCCCGGCAGCCAGCGGGGCGATCATCAGCGTCGAGTAGTCCGAGACCTGGTCGGAGTCGACACCGCGGGCGGTGCCGGCAAGCCGACCGTAGAACTCGGCCTCTGCCGCGTTGGTCGTACCGGAGTACGGCGCGACGCGCTGAGCGTCACCACGGCCGATGTTATTCACACCGTCGTCGAGGTTCGGGATGCCGGTGAACGGAATCTTCGGGCTCGGAAGGCCGAGGCACGCCGGTCCGTTGTCCGCTCCGTAGACCTGCTTGTCCTTCGCAGTGTAGCCACGCGGCTGCATCGGGATGGTGATCAGGTCGATGTGGAACACGAAGCCTCGGAAGGTCTTGGCCAGCAACGGCGCCTGGTCAACCAGACCGTTGAGCAGGCACGGGAACTCGGGCGAGTAGCGGTTGAGCAGCTTGGTCTGCGGGGCGCTGACCTGGCCGAGCCGGATGATGTTGTCACCGTTCTTGTCGAGGAAGACCTTGGCGGTGTCGGAGAACGACGCGGTGTCCTTGAGGAACGCGTTCAGCTTGGCCTGGCGTCCCTTCAGGGTGTTGGTGGTCTTCACCGTGTTGCGCAGGGTGGCGGCGAGTTGCGGAGCGACGTCGGCGTAGGTGTCGCTGACCTCGGCGAGCAGCTTGAGGTCGTCGACCAGCGCCGGCACCTGCGGGTTGAAGCGCTTGAGGTAGGAGTTCAACGTCTCGATGTTCTTGCCGATGTCGTCACCGCGGCCCTCGAGCGCGGTCGCGATCGCGTTCAACGTGTAGTTGAGCTCGGCCGGCTGGATGGCGGTGAGCAGCGGGTACAGGTCGTTGAGGACCTTCTCCACCTCGATCGGGAGCTTCGTCTGGCGGATCGTGTCGCCCGCGGCCAGCCTGCCTGCCGGGGACGGCGGGACGACCAGCTCGACGTACTTCTCACCGAACAGGGTCTTCGGGAGGATCGAGGCGGTCACGTTCTTCGGGATCGGCTTGATCTCGTCGGGGTAGATGCCGAGCGTCAGGACCGCGCCGTCGGAGCCGGACTCGGCCTCGAGGACCTGCCCGACGATGACGCCGCGGATCTTGACGTCCGCGCGGGCCGGCAGCTGCAGACCGATCGTGTCGGTGTTCAGCTTCACCTCGTCGAAGGACGTGAACTTCTGCTGGAACACGGCGTTCACGACCCAGATCCCGGAGGCCAGGATCAGGATCAGCGTGACGCCGAGCAGACGGTTGGTGAGGGTCTTCGACATCAGCCCGCCAACCTGACGGTGGTCGTGGAGCCCCAGATCGCCATGCTCAGGAACAGGTCGATGACGTTGATCGCGACGATCGACGTACGCACGGCGCGGCCCACGGCCACACCCACGCCCGCAGGTCCGCCGCTGGCGGTGTACCCGTGGTAGCAGTGGATCAGGATGACCACGACGGCGAAGACCAGGACCTTGCCGAAGGACCAGAGCACGTCACCGGGTGGCAGGAACTGGTTGAAGTAGTGGTCGTAGGTTCCTGCGCTCTGGCCGAAGAATTGCGTGACCACCAACCTCGTCGCGAAGTACGACGAGAGCAGGCCGACGACGTACAGCGGCGTGATCGCGATCAGGCCGGCGATGATCCGGGTGGTGACCAGGAACGGCATCGACGGGATGGCCATCACCTCGAGGGCGTCGACCTCCTCGGAGATGCGCATGGCGCCGAGCTGGGCGGTGAAGCCGCAGCCGACGGTCGCGGCGAGCGCGATGCCGGCGATCAGGGGCGAGATCTCGCGCGTGTTGAAGTACGCCGAGACGAAGCCGGAGAAGGCCGCCGTACCGATCTGGTTGAGGGCTGCGTAGCCCTGCAAGCCGACCTCGGTGCCGGTGAAGAACGCCATCGCGGTGATGACGCCGACCGTGCCACCGATGACGGCCAGCGCACCACTGCCCAGGGTGACCTCGGCGAGCAGCCGGAGGATCTCCTTGGGGTAGCGGGTGACCGACCGCGGCGTGGCGATGAGCGCGCGGATGTAGAACGCGAGCTGCTCGCCCATCGTGTCGAGAGTCTGGAGGGGCCGTTCGTAGACGGCCTTGAGGTTCGCCATCGCGCTAACCCGTCTTTGGTGGAACGAGCTGGAAGTAGATGGCGCTCATCACGAAGTTGATGACGAAGAGCAGCATGAAGGTGATGACGACGGACTCGTTGACCGCGTCACCGACGCCCTTCGGGCCGCCGCCGGCGTTCATGCCCTTGTACGCCGCCACGATCGCCGCCACGAGACCGAACACCAGTGCCTTGGCCATGCCTTGGTAGAGGTCGGGCAGCTGCGCCAGGGCGGTGAAGCTGGCGAGATAGGCACCTGGCGTGCCGTCCTGCAGGACGACGTTGAAGAAGTAGCCACCGCAGACGCCGACGACGCTGACCAGGCCGTTGAGGAACACGGCCACGAGCATGCAGGCGAGCACCCGGGGGACGACCAGACGCTGGATCGGGTCGATACCGAGCACCATCATCGCGTCGAGCTCTTCACGGATCTTGCGGGCACCGAGGTCGGCCGCGATGGCCGAGCCGCCGGCTCCGGCGATCAGCAGCGACGTCGCGATCGGTCCTGCCTCACGGACGACCGCGAGGACCGAGGCCGAACCTGTGAACGACTGGGCGCCGAACTGCTTGATCAGGCCACCGACCTGCAGCGCGATGACCGCGCCGAAGGGGATGGCGACCAGAGCGGTCGGCACGATCGTCACCGAGGCGATGAACCAGGCCTGCTGGAGGAATTCGCGGGTCTGGAAAGGTCGCTTGAACAGCGACCGACCCACGTCGAGCCCGAAGGCGAATAGTTTGCCGGCTGTCCCGATCGGTGCCAGGATCCGGTCCGCAGTGGCGGAAGACATCCGTCGTCAGGCCCCCGGAGCCATCGACATGTTCTCGGCGAACGAGCCCGGAGGCGGCGTGACGCCGTTCTCCCGGCACCACTCACCGGGCGCACGCTGGCTGCGGCGCGGGATGCCCGAGGAGGGCTCCTGCTGCAGCGGGATCGGGGGCAGCGGGGGCAGCTCCTGGTCCTTCTCGGCCTCGAGCTCGTCGGCGTCCTTCTCCTCGGACATGCCGATCGGGCCGACACGCTGGGCGTTGAGGAACTGCCGGACGACCGGCTCCCTCCGAGCTCAGCAGCATCTCGCGGGGGCCGAACATGGCCAGGTGCTTGTGGTAGAGCAGGCCGATGTTGTCCGGGACCGTGCGGGCGGTGTTGATGTCGTGGGTGACGATGAGGAACGTCGCGTCGATCTGGGCGTTCAGGTCGATGATCAGCTGGTTCAGGAAGCTGGTGCGGACCGGGTCCAGACCGGAGTCCGGCTCGTCGAAGAGCACGATCTCCGGGTCCAGCACCAGGGCGCGGGCCAGGCCGGCGCGCTTGCGCATACCGCCGGAGATCTCGCCCGGGAGCTTGTCCTCGGCGCCGAGGAGACCGACCAGGTCCATCTTCTCCATGACGATGTTGCGGATCTCGGACTCGGACTTCTTGGTGTGCTCGCGCAGCGGGAAGGCGACGTTGTCGTAGAGGTTCATCGAGCCGAACATGGCGCCGTCCTGGAACAGGACACCGAAGAGCTTGCGGATCTCGTACAGCTCGCGTTCGGGGCAGGAAGCGATGTCGACGCCCTCGATGACGACCGAACCCTCGTCAGGCTTCAGCAGGCCGATGATCGTCTTCAGCAGCACCGACTTTCCGGTACCGGACGGGCCGAGCATGACGCAGATCTCGCCCGCGGGAACCGTGAGCGTGACGTCCTTCCAGATGAGCGACTTCCCGAAGCTCTTGGTCAGGTGCTCGATCTGGATCTCGACGCCCATGGACACAACTCCCTCTAGATTTTCGACCCTGCGGCAGGTGTGACTCCCGACACTCCCACCTGGCCACTCAACGAGCAACCGGGGGCTAAGTTACGCGGAGATTGCGCTCCCGTCACTATCCGGCGACACCATCTCAAATTTCGGTACCCGCGCGTAACTTACTCCGAAAAAATGTGGAAAGCGGCCGTCCCGGT
The DNA window shown above is from Marmoricola sp. OAE513 and carries:
- a CDS encoding MlaD family protein — encoded protein: MKMLDKRTRGDLIKLVTFIVVTTLATGVLVVLIGNLSFEKTREYRAVFSDATGVVKGDDVRVAGVKVGSVKKVEIVDRTKARITFTVRDKTELTGASTARIRYRNLVGQRYISLAQGIGSTTRLPENAEIPLKRTEAALDLTVLFNGFKPLFAALSPADVNKLSYEIIQVFQGEGGNLEGLLRSTGSITQTLADRDQLIGDVIDNLNAVLTTVGDRDVELSNLIVQFRDFIGGLTKDKDAILNSLDSISALTDQTADITTGIRPSLVASIKGLREVATNLNKGRGEIDRALQILPIKLEKIGRTAIYGSFFNFYLCEFKAKVILPTGPLAIPYQTYPGGNGRCNLKP
- a CDS encoding MlaD family protein is translated as MSKTLTNRLLGVTLILILASGIWVVNAVFQQKFTSFDEVKLNTDTIGLQLPARADVKIRGVIVGQVLEAESGSDGAVLTLGIYPDEIKPIPKNVTASILPKTLFGEKYVELVVPPSPAGRLAAGDTIRQTKLPIEVEKVLNDLYPLLTAIQPAELNYTLNAIATALEGRGDDIGKNIETLNSYLKRFNPQVPALVDDLKLLAEVSDTYADVAPQLAATLRNTVKTTNTLKGRQAKLNAFLKDTASFSDTAKVFLDKNGDNIIRLGQVSAPQTKLLNRYSPEFPCLLNGLVDQAPLLAKTFRGFVFHIDLITIPMQPRGYTAKDKQVYGADNGPACLGLPSPKIPFTGIPNLDDGVNNIGRGDAQRVAPYSGTTNAAEAEFYGRLAGTARGVDSDQVSDYSTLMIAPLAAGTEVRLR
- a CDS encoding ABC transporter permease, translating into MANLKAVYERPLQTLDTMGEQLAFYIRALIATPRSVTRYPKEILRLLAEVTLGSGALAVIGGTVGVITAMAFFTGTEVGLQGYAALNQIGTAAFSGFVSAYFNTREISPLIAGIALAATVGCGFTAQLGAMRISEEVDALEVMAIPSMPFLVTTRIIAGLIAITPLYVVGLLSSYFATRLVVTQFFGQSAGTYDHYFNQFLPPGDVLWSFGKVLVFAVVVILIHCYHGYTASGGPAGVGVAVGRAVRTSIVAINVIDLFLSMAIWGSTTTVRLAG
- a CDS encoding ABC transporter permease, whose amino-acid sequence is MSSATADRILAPIGTAGKLFAFGLDVGRSLFKRPFQTREFLQQAWFIASVTIVPTALVAIPFGAVIALQVGGLIKQFGAQSFTGSASVLAVVREAGPIATSLLIAGAGGSAIAADLGARKIREELDAMMVLGIDPIQRLVVPRVLACMLVAVFLNGLVSVVGVCGGYFFNVVLQDGTPGAYLASFTALAQLPDLYQGMAKALVFGLVAAIVAAYKGMNAGGGPKGVGDAVNESVVITFMLLFVINFVMSAIYFQLVPPKTG